The following coding sequences are from one Vulpes vulpes isolate BD-2025 chromosome 12, VulVul3, whole genome shotgun sequence window:
- the LOC112926081 gene encoding LOW QUALITY PROTEIN: small EDRK-rich factor 1 (The sequence of the model RefSeq protein was modified relative to this genomic sequence to represent the inferred CDS: inserted 2 bases in 1 codon) — MARGNQRELTRQKNMKKSQEISKGKRKEDSLTTSXRKQRDSEIMQQKQKAANEKKSMQAREK, encoded by the exons ATGGCCCGAGGAAACCAGCGAGAACTCACCCGCcagaaaaacatgaagaaatccCAGGAAATtagcaagggaaaaagaaaagaagatagcTTGACCACCTC CAGAAAGCAGAGGGACTCTGAGATAATGCAACAAAAGCAGAAGGCAGCTAATGAGAAGAAGTCTATGCaggcaagagaaaaatga